TGATATCTATGGAGTGATGGTGAATCAAGGGGTCTTAAATATCAGTAAACAATATAGTCTACCCCGACATCGGGTACAGGCATTGATCCAGCATGAAGTTGGGACACATATCGTTACCTACTATAATGGCAAACAACAGCCCTTCAGTCTTTTTAGGTTAGGAGTTCCAGGGTATGAGAAGCTTCAGGAGGGGTTGGCTGTACTCGCCGAGTACTTGGTTGGTGGCTTGACGAATAATCGATTACGCATATTAGCCGGTAGGGTGGTAGCGGTATATCACATGCAACAGGGAAACACTTTTTTAGATACATTCGCGCTGTTGGTAGATAAATATCAGTTTCTGCCAGAAACGGCTTTTCAGATGACCATGCGTGTTTTTAGAAGCGGAGGGCTTACGAAAGATGCCTTATACCTCAGTGGTTTGATCGAATTGATAAATTATATAAAAAGTGGTCGGGATCTCACCTTGCTGACTATGGGCAAGATCAGGGAAGATTATATCCCAATAGTCGAAGAATTAATGCTTAAGGGTGTATTGAATGCACCGGTGTTAACACCCAAATACTTGACCTCACCCTATAAAGATGTATTAACCAACCTCAAGAAAAGTAAAGGAATATTTCAGATGATACAATAATTAACGACACTATATGAAGATAGCATTTGTTATTAATCAGACACATAAAGAAACTGAACGTTTCACAACAACCCTGCTCGCATTGAAGGCACATCAGCTAGGGCATGCAATTTATTACATCGGACTGGCCGATTTTTATTATGAATCTGCCCATATTGCCGCCCATGTGCGTGAGGTACTTCCTACACAACAGATTACCTCTGCAAAACAGTTGATGGAGGTGTTGAGAGCTACAGCAAAGACAAAAATGGAATTGGAGAAGATGGATGTGATTTGGCTTAGATTCGATCCTGTTTTGGATATGGTGAATAGACCCTGGGCAGCTTCATCCGCGCTGCAGTTCGCCTCCTTATTAAAAGAAAAAGGTGTACAGGTCATTAACGATCCAGATAGTTTGGGCCGGGCAAGTAATAAATTGTATCTCGAGGGGTTTGACGAGTCTATCCGACCCAAAACAATTGTAACCAGAAATTATGCTGATGTTGTCGAGTTTTTTGAGCAGCAAAATAAACTGATTATTTTAAAACCTTTAAAGGGGTCTGGTGGGAAAAATGTGTTTTTGATTAATAAAGATAATCAACAGAATCTAAAGCAAACGGTGGAGGCGATTGCCAGGGATGGCTATGTGATTGGACAGGAGTATCTGCCCGAAGCAGCTGCCGGTGATATCCGTTTTTTTCTGTTGAATGGTGAACCCGTCTCCATCAATGGAAAATATGCTGCTGTTCATCGTGTTCAGCAGGGGAATGAGATCCGGAGCAATGTACATCAAGGGGCAAAAACTCAAGCCGCGATAATCTCGCCGGAGCTGCTACTTATGGTTGATAAAATCAAAGACAAATTGATACAGGATGGAATGTATTTTGTTGGTTTGGATATCGTGGGCGATCGTATTATGGAAATTAATGTTTTTAGTCCGGGAGCTTTATGCCAAACAGAAGAGATTGTAAAAGAAGACTTTTCCGCATTGATTATCAAAAATCTTGAAGAAAAAATAGGATCTGCTAGAAATTCATCGGGTGTATAGTAAGGCGGTTATATGTAATTGGTTTTATAATAAGGGGGCAAAGATCAATAATTGAATGGGCTGTCTAAAAGCATTCATAATCCTGAAAACTATGTTGTTTTTAGCGTCATTTGAAATCTCTTGGCGGTAATTAGGATTGTTGTAATAGGAAACTGACAAAACGCGGGATTGATGAAAATTATGAGTTTGAGATGAATCAAGGCATTTAAATTCTTGTTAATTTTAAGAAAATATAAAAATACGATGTTTATTATTGATTCGCCTTCACATGATGCCTATTTCAATATTGCTTCTGAGGAATACCTGCTCACGAAATATCCTAAAGAACCCATTTTCTTATTGTACATGAATGATCCGTCAATTATTATCGGTAAATTTCAGAATACTTTGGCTGAAATTAACCTTGATTATGTAAATGATAATAAGATTAAGGTCGTTAGGAGAATGTCTGGCGGTGGTGCCGTATATCATGATTTAGGGAATCTCAATTTCTCCTTCCACACCCTATTGGGAAATCTCGATTTTATGGATTTTTCTACTTTCACGCAACCCATTGTTTCTGTTTTGAACAAATTGAATATTCCGGCAAAACTGGAGGGAAGAAATGACCTGTTGGTGGATGGAAAGAAGTTTAGTGGAAATGCTAAGCTCGCAAAAAATGGTAAAATGGTTCAGCACGGTACTATTTTAATTGATTCACAGATGCAGATTTTGAGTGATGCATTGAAGGTAAACCCGCTTAAATTTGTCGATAAAGCTGTCAAGTCCAACCGTGCCAGAGTAACAAATCTGATCGGTTATCTACCTCAGGGTTTTACAACGGTAAAATTTAAGGAACTCTTGATCGCAGAGATGCAGCGTGA
The window above is part of the Sphingobacterium sp. ML3W genome. Proteins encoded here:
- a CDS encoding glutathione synthase, translated to MKIAFVINQTHKETERFTTTLLALKAHQLGHAIYYIGLADFYYESAHIAAHVREVLPTQQITSAKQLMEVLRATAKTKMELEKMDVIWLRFDPVLDMVNRPWAASSALQFASLLKEKGVQVINDPDSLGRASNKLYLEGFDESIRPKTIVTRNYADVVEFFEQQNKLIILKPLKGSGGKNVFLINKDNQQNLKQTVEAIARDGYVIGQEYLPEAAAGDIRFFLLNGEPVSINGKYAAVHRVQQGNEIRSNVHQGAKTQAAIISPELLLMVDKIKDKLIQDGMYFVGLDIVGDRIMEINVFSPGALCQTEEIVKEDFSALIIKNLEEKIGSARNSSGV
- a CDS encoding lipoate--protein ligase, translating into MFIIDSPSHDAYFNIASEEYLLTKYPKEPIFLLYMNDPSIIIGKFQNTLAEINLDYVNDNKIKVVRRMSGGGAVYHDLGNLNFSFHTLLGNLDFMDFSTFTQPIVSVLNKLNIPAKLEGRNDLLVDGKKFSGNAKLAKNGKMVQHGTILIDSQMQILSDALKVNPLKFVDKAVKSNRARVTNLIGYLPQGFTTVKFKELLIAEMQRENPDAKVIHFSATDIQNIEHLVKEKYETWDWNFGFSPNYNFKKAIKIPAGFIELHLDVHKGYIEHAKIFGDFFASESIHELEQLLVGKKHQLEEIRLLLEAIDLTSYFGKVDVAEILELFK